The sequence TCACTTCCCCCTCGAAATGCCCCAGAAACACGTGATCAAATTCATGTTCTCGAATTCCGTGATCTAGGTCTGCTTTGTAAGTAAAACTAAAAACTTCCTTGAGCGAACAATCAAAGCCCATTTCCTCTTTAAGCCGGCGATGTGCAGCTTTCTCCGTTTCTTCGCCCGGCCGAGGATGACCGCAACAAGCATTTGTCCAAAGCCCTCCTGAATGGTATTTACCCTTCGCTCGCTTTTGGAGAAGCATCTCGCCTTTAGAGTTAAAGACAAAAATAGAAAAACAGCGATGGAGTTTCCCTGCCAAGTGTGCAGAAAGCTTCTCTTCCTCTCCCACGGGCTCGTCTTTCTCATTGACCAGTATGATATGTTCTTCCATGAGGAAGTATTGTAATATGGTAGAAAGAAAATAACAAAAAACATTGTCATAATGGCAAAAATCCAACAACCGAATATCGAAGAGATACGGATGAAAACGGACAGGACGAGACAAATTCTCCGTCTTCTTGCCTTCCTTTCCATCTGCATATTTTTCCTTTTAGCAGTAGGAAAATTCTTTCTCCATAGAGAATATTTCTCTTTCCTCTCCTTTGTCGCAATCTTTTTGGGAAGCCTCCTCGTTGCGGATTTTCTTTCGGGAGTAATGCACTGGGCCTTCGATACTTGGGGTTCTTCAAAAACATTTCTTGTCGGCCCGCTTTTCATCCGTCCATTCCGCGAACATCATGTAGATGAAAAATCGATCACTCATCATAGCTTCATCCAAGCGAGCACCAGCGGCACAGCGACCGTCATCCCTGTCTGCATTGCTGTTCTTCTCATTCCGCTCACTGGAGTAATCTCCTACTCAATACTCATGTTCGTCTTTCTTATCTCGGTTTTTGTTTTTTTAACCAACCAAATCCACAAATGGGCGCATATGGATAATCCCCCCGCAATCATTCGATTCTTGCAGAAAACGCATATCCTCCTTCCCCAAATAGATCACCATATTCACCACATCGAGCCGTTCACTCAAAGCTATGCGATAACAACAGGCTGGACAAATCCGTTTTTTACCAAGTTTCAATTCTTCAGGCATGCTGAAAAAATAATCACGCGTATCACCGGAGCAATCCCCCGCGCAGATGATATTGGGGTTGAAGCTGCTAAAGAGCTTATGGAGAAGGGGAATTAGAACCCTCCTTACTTACCTTTTCAGGTGCCGAAAAGAAGAATCAAGCTGATACTCTGGTATTCCTAGTAAAATACCGTATTGAGTTGCTTCGTCGTATTGTTCCTTACTTTTTCTCTCTATATAAAAAACTTTATTGGGGAAAATAATATAGTGATTATTTTCATTCTTAAAATCTGCGTACCAAGAGCTTGCGTGGCTTTGGTCGAAAGAGGTGCTTAATTTTTTTGTAATTTCTTCTGCCTTATCTTCAGAGATTTCGACCTTGTGAAGAGTCCATTGTTTCAGCCACGGAGTTTGATGCTTTTCTACAACATCCTCAACTTTTGTACTCAAAATTTTAATGTCTTTGAAAACATCTTTCTTCGCCAAACTCTCCTCAATAATAGTGCCTTTATAATTCATATTTAAATTTACGGAGAGTGAAAAATTCGAAATTACGTCCATTGCGGAGAGAGAGGGATTCGAACCCTCGATACCCTTTCGGATATACTACCTTTCCAGGGTAGCCCGTTCGACCGCTCCGGCATCTCTCCGCAATAAAAACAATCTATACAGTCTGCACTAGGTCACAAGTATTTTTCTGCTGAAAAATCTCGCGACCTCGTCTCCTGTCGTCACAGTCCGACTTTAAACTCTCATAAAATGAGAGTTTAACACCATGCGAGCCCCTCCGTATTCTTTATTCTTATACTTTATAACCTTCTACTTTACAACTTTATAACTATTTATCTACCACCTTCCGCTCGCGCCACCTCCGCCAGAAGAGCCTCCGCCGAAACCTCCAAATCCCCCTCCACTTCCACCAAAACCTCCTCCACCCATACGTCCTCCCCCAATCCACCATGGCGGTCTCCTTCCAGTAGTTTTGCTTTTTTCAAATTGGCGAGAAGCGATAAAATCAAACAAAAGCCCGAGCGGAATAAGAGCCGAAAGAGCGATGAGTCCGATATAGAGAAAACCAAAAAATGCAATAACAATGATTCCAGCAACACCCCCGATCACTCCTCCCAACCACCAAGATTTAGATCTGCCCAAGATAGCACCGAGCCAAGATACAACGATAAACCCGATTACAAAAACAAAATTCAAATTTAAATTCAAGTTTGAATCCAGTTGAGCGTCCGATTCTTCTGGTATAACATCGGTATTGCCACCTAAAGCGCTCATAATCGCATCCGCCGAATTTGAAATTCCGCCCACATAATCTCCGTTTTTAAAGTACGGAATAGCGATTTTCTGAATAATTCTATTTGCAGTAGCGTCCGGAAGATCTCCTTCAAGTCCATATCCGACTTCAATTCTTACAGCCCTATCGTCAATCGCTACAAGAAAAAGTACGCCGTTATCTTTTTCTTTATTCCCAATTCCCCACGCTTGGAAAAGTTCTACCGCATAATTTTCGATTACGTCTCCGCCAAGATTTTGCACTATGACAACACTCACTTCATTTCCGGTTTGCATAGCAAAATCTTTCAGTTTCGTTTCAAGAGCTGTTTTCTCGGCGGGAGCGAGCACATTTGCAAAATCATTTACAAATCCAGTCGGATTCCCGGGCGAGGTAAAAGCATAGGCTGTATGGACAAAGGCCAAAGAAAAGAGAGCGACCGAAATAAGCCCGAGAAACCTTCTAGACATAGATTTCGTTAGAATGAAACCTTGGGAGCAGTCTCTGCACCAGTTGCGGATTGAAAATATGCATGCTCGCTGAAGCCGAAGATTTTAGCCATAATTGAAGTTGGAAATGTTTTTACTTTGAGATTGTAGGTCTGCACGAAATCATTGTAGCGAGTTCGCTCCACAGAAATTCGATTTTCGGTACCTTCAAGCTCCGCCATAAGCGTCTGGACAGTGTCGGAAGATTTTAATTCCGGATAATTTTCGGTAATCACGAGAAGCCGTCCCAAAGCAGATTCTACTTCTCCAGCTGCTTTCGCTTTGTCATCCACGGTCTGTGCTCCTGCATAATGAGTACGAGCGTCTGCAATAGCGGTAAACACAGCCTGCTCCTGCTTCATAATTCCCTTCACTGATTCAACAAGATTCGGGATGAGCTCAAAGCGCCTCTGATATTGCGTCTCTACTTTCGCCCACTGGCTATTGATTCCCTCATTTGCAGTAACAAGGCCATTATAAGAAACAAAACCATAGAGCAAAATAATGACGACGATAACAATTGCAATAATCCATCCTTTTTTCATAGTTTGAAAATTATCCTCTAATAGTGAATAATTCTATCATTCCCCCAGAAAACTGCCATACCGGTTTCTTTATCGCGAAACCCTGATTTTCTGTTAAAATAGCGAAGTGTCATTGACGAAATTAAAAATACTTTTGGGAAATGATATGTTTCCGAGCATTACACCGCAAGAGGAACTGTGGTTGCAAACTCTTGCCGTCCCCAAAATCGGAGATGTTATCGTGTTTGAAAATCGTCTGGGAATGAAGATAGCTCATCGGCTCGTCCATCGAGTGGGCAATTATTATTTCACCAGAGGTGACACCTGCAAGATCATCAATTTCCCATGCAGAAAAGAGAAAATTCTGGGAGTAGTCGAGGGTAAAAATCGGAACATAAGGGTCAGTCTGTTTTTGAAACTAGGGTTAGATATATTCCTGCTCAATTATCTCATCTACGAAACTTTGCGCGACGTAAGGAGAAAAAATCATTTTTTACTTCTCACTCTTGTTTCCCGCTATTTGGCACCCCCACCCTTACCATTCATTGGAGCACCAAAGTAAATTATGAAAGCCTATTATCGCGTTCATTCCGTCGTATTCAAGATTGTTCACAAGAAAGACAAACTTTTCAAGTGGCTTCATGACGAAATAAAATACTATCAGTTAATGGAACCGGGGTCTTCTTTTGACTGTCTCCTCACTTTACGTCCCGGCAGGCGCAAATTTACATTACCAAAGAAGGCTGTATTTTCATCTGCCGATGAGAAAGGAAGATTCATGTATACTCTGGGCAATCTTCTTTTTATTCTCAAGGATAAGGAATTCTTAATTTCAGTTGATTACCACAACGAAGAGATAACAGTCGACTATGCAAAACCGCAAAAAGAGATATATGAGATAGTACGGGCCATGGTCAAATGGGGCTTTATCAAATCAGCCGAAGAAAAAAGAATGGCCTATATCCATGCCTCGGCCGTCCATTATAAAAATAAAAACATCATCTTTACCGGAGATACAAACAACGGCAAGTCTTCCTGCGCGATGCGGCTTCTGCGTGCGGGCGCTACATTAATCACTGACGATTCCATACTTATTGACGGAGATGCACTGATCCCCTTCACGTTTAAGACGGCCGTGGACAAAGATTTCGCCAAACGATTTAAAGTAAAACAAGAATTTCTCGATATGGGATCACGCTCTGAAGAAACTAAGACATATCAAGGAATAGACATATGTATCTTCCTTCATATTTGGAACAGCGAAACCAGCAAAGCAGTAGATATATCATATGAACAGGCCCTTTTGAAACTAATAAGAATCTACAAAAAAGAAGTGCGGATCACCACGTGGCATAACTGGGATAAAAATATGGCAGAGAATTCCAAATTAGTTTTCGAGAAATATTCAGAACTCTTGAAAAAAGCTAGACCGATTGAATTTTATGCCGGTCATAACGAACAAGAAGTGAGGAAATCGCTTCTTGATTGCATAAAGAAAAGAAGTAATACAAAAACATGAAAGTAGATGTTATTCTTCCAACATACAACCGCCGGGCGAGTTTGGAGAGGTGCCTGGCTGGACTCCAGGCACAAACACATAAGGACTTTGAGGTCATCGTGGTTGACGATGGATCTCGGGACAATACAGAGAACTTCATCCGATCACAGAAGTCTGATTTACGCCTTCATTATATCCGACAAGAAAATAAAGGTCCTGCAATGGCGAGGAATGTCGGCATTAAAAATGCTACTGCTGATTATGTGGCTTTCATTGATGATGATTGCATTCCTGAGAAGGATTGGCTGGAAGAGCTCGTCAAAGCCCTCTCTTTAAATCCAGAATCTGCGGGAGTGGGGGGCTTCGTCGTGAGACAAAATAATGATCTTATATCTCGCTATATTGATCACTCGGGTACGATCTCCCATCGCACTTTCGGCGAAACAGTCATCATTTTGATAACGTGCAATGCTATCTTCAAACGTTCTATCCTCGAAAAAGAAGGGGGGTTCAATGATGCGCTGCGGCATGCCGAAGATGCAGAAATGTCTTTGAGATTAGTGAGAAAAGGCTACCGTTTCGCTCTGGCTCCACTAGCTATAGTAAAACATGATCACCCCCGCACTCTCCGGGCCATCTATAAAATGTATGTCTGTTACGGAAATGGAATCACTACCATGGTGAGCAGAGAGAAGGACAGTAAGCCATTGGGAAAACCTTTTTATCTATTGCTAAAAGACCTGCTTTTTGTGCCACACATATACATGGGTTCAGTAAAAAGAAATTTTCGGGTAAGCATCAAAGACAAAATAGCTTTCTTCTTTCTGGAAAGAGTAAGGCTTTGGGGGCACTACAAAGGTACAACATCGAAGCCGGCTACCCACACGTCTAGAAGATAAAAGCAATTTCGTTCAGAGATCAAAATGAATCCCCGGGAAGTATTCAGGCAGTTTTTCGTTTATAGTCTAAAGTAATGATCTTTTGTTTTGGATTTAAAAGAGAAGCGAGAACATTAAAATTTCCGCAGTACACATTGAATCTTAAAAATCTTCTTGTATTAGACAATAAATATAATTCAACTAAAGAGTCCTCGAGCGATGCTCTGGAGCGATAAATGTTCCTTGCCCAATCCTTTTCGCTGTCATGTTTAGCTACCCACTCATTCTTTGGATAGGTTATAACACGTCCGCCGAGCGCCGCTACTAACATCTTTTCTGTTTTTTTTGAATCAGTAGCTAAGAAAAATTTTGTCCCCCGATTTTTTGATGCGTACGCCCGGAGCATTCGTATCACCTCAATATTACTGGGCATATTTTTGGAGATCCAAGAGGGCAGATCAGTCCTTCTCAAATGAATACTAACCGTATGGGAATCAAAATTGGATTCGGAAAATGTCTTTATTTTGTCGAGAAAGACTTTCCTTGGCTTTAATTTTCGTATATAGCCGATAAGTTCCGGCTCTTTCTTTTTCCAAAAGGTTCTGTACAAAAGATTTTGTATTTTCCTTGAGGGATAGACGACATTGCCGTAATTCAAGATGGGGACTTTGCGCTCATCTATCCTTGTATTTACAATTTTTATGTTTTCATATGGCTCAAATAGATCTTCGAAATCTGCCGCGCACTCGGGACTATTAAGCCAAGAGAAAACCAACTCTCTTTTCAATAAGCGGCTGAGGCGCAACCCGAGCGCAAAGCTGAAGATCCTGTAGCCAAGACCTCCGCTTGCCCCCATCATAATTTCCCTCTTTGCAGACATTTACATTTCTAGAAGATAGATGCCCATGGCGCCAATATCCTCTTCCCAAATGTCTTTGACCTCCGGTTTTTCGTATTTAATTTTCTCTTTGGTATCAGTCATTGGAGATAATAATTTCTTTTTTAAGAGCAACTTCGACAAATTTCTTTAAATCATCGTCTACATTTTTAATATCGTAGCAATTCTCACCTATGATTTTTTGTAATTCACGAAATCCGAATGATTTCCCGGTATTCTGCCAGAGCAACTTCGCGACCCTGTTCAACTCCATCATCTTGCCATCGTTTATATTGAACAACAAAAGCTTGTCTTCGTTATTCTTTTCAATAATATCCTCATTTTTTGTATATCTTTTCTCCATAGGGAATATTTGAGTAATTCATTTTACCCTATTCTTTTCCAAATTGTAAAGTTCACGCGAACTGTGTGTAAGAGCTCATTGGGTCCATCTGAAAGACGCGATCATCTGCTGATACAAAGCATCAATCAAACTTCGATCAAATGCCCGGATCGTTCCCGAAGGATAGTTGTCTACGTTAGTACTGTGGAGAAAAAGTCTCACGCCATAACAAACAGTATTATGCAGAGTCGCGTAGGCATTTTGGACATACATGTTTCCAGCTCCTGCATCACCCACCATTCCTCCTTTCCACGCAATACTGCCAGAATTGATATCGGGTAGCTGTTTCAAAAGAGGATCACCCAAAAAATCTTCCGGAGTGCATGCGACTTCCCCTTTC comes from Candidatus Paceibacterota bacterium and encodes:
- a CDS encoding glycosyltransferase family A protein, producing the protein MKVDVILPTYNRRASLERCLAGLQAQTHKDFEVIVVDDGSRDNTENFIRSQKSDLRLHYIRQENKGPAMARNVGIKNATADYVAFIDDDCIPEKDWLEELVKALSLNPESAGVGGFVVRQNNDLISRYIDHSGTISHRTFGETVIILITCNAIFKRSILEKEGGFNDALRHAEDAEMSLRLVRKGYRFALAPLAIVKHDHPRTLRAIYKMYVCYGNGITTMVSREKDSKPLGKPFYLLLKDLLFVPHIYMGSVKRNFRVSIKDKIAFFFLERVRLWGHYKGTTSKPATHTSRR
- a CDS encoding LemA family protein: MKKGWIIAIVIVVIILLYGFVSYNGLVTANEGINSQWAKVETQYQRRFELIPNLVESVKGIMKQEQAVFTAIADARTHYAGAQTVDDKAKAAGEVESALGRLLVITENYPELKSSDTVQTLMAELEGTENRISVERTRYNDFVQTYNLKVKTFPTSIMAKIFGFSEHAYFQSATGAETAPKVSF
- the idi gene encoding isopentenyl-diphosphate Delta-isomerase, translated to MEEHIILVNEKDEPVGEEEKLSAHLAGKLHRCFSIFVFNSKGEMLLQKRAKGKYHSGGLWTNACCGHPRPGEETEKAAHRRLKEEMGFDCSLKEVFSFTYKADLDHGIREHEFDHVFLGHFEGEVKINPEEAEDFKWIIPDALRADVKKNPDAYTYWFRICFERTLLRV
- a CDS encoding TPM domain-containing protein, which translates into the protein MSRRFLGLISVALFSLAFVHTAYAFTSPGNPTGFVNDFANVLAPAEKTALETKLKDFAMQTGNEVSVVIVQNLGGDVIENYAVELFQAWGIGNKEKDNGVLFLVAIDDRAVRIEVGYGLEGDLPDATANRIIQKIAIPYFKNGDYVGGISNSADAIMSALGGNTDVIPEESDAQLDSNLNLNLNFVFVIGFIVVSWLGAILGRSKSWWLGGVIGGVAGIIVIAFFGFLYIGLIALSALIPLGLLFDFIASRQFEKSKTTGRRPPWWIGGGRMGGGGFGGSGGGFGGFGGGSSGGGGASGRW
- a CDS encoding fatty acid desaturase CarF family protein; translated protein: MAKIQQPNIEEIRMKTDRTRQILRLLAFLSICIFFLLAVGKFFLHREYFSFLSFVAIFLGSLLVADFLSGVMHWAFDTWGSSKTFLVGPLFIRPFREHHVDEKSITHHSFIQASTSGTATVIPVCIAVLLIPLTGVISYSILMFVFLISVFVFLTNQIHKWAHMDNPPAIIRFLQKTHILLPQIDHHIHHIEPFTQSYAITTGWTNPFFTKFQFFRHAEKIITRITGAIPRADDIGVEAAKELMEKGN
- a CDS encoding S26 family signal peptidase codes for the protein MSLTKLKILLGNDMFPSITPQEELWLQTLAVPKIGDVIVFENRLGMKIAHRLVHRVGNYYFTRGDTCKIINFPCRKEKILGVVEGKNRNIRVSLFLKLGLDIFLLNYLIYETLRDVRRKNHFLLLTLVSRYLAPPPLPFIGAPK